One genomic window of Streptococcus mitis includes the following:
- a CDS encoding cation-translocating P-type ATPase: protein MDKNKIMGLTQREVKERQAKGLVNDFTASASTSTWQIVKRNVFTLFNALNFAIALALAFVQAWSNLVFFAVICFNAFSGIVTELRAKHMVDKLNLMSKEKVKTIRDGQEVALNPEELILGDVIRLSAGEQIPSDALVLEGFAEVNEAMLTGESDLVQKEVDALLLSGSFLASGAVLAQVHHVGADNYAAKLMLEAKTVKPINSRIMKSLDRLAGFTGKIIIPFGLVLLLEALMLKGLPLKSSVVNSSTALLGMLPKGIALLTITSLLTAVIKLGLKKVLVQEMYSVETLARVDMLCLDKTGTITQGKMQVEAVLPLTETYGDEAIASILTSYMAHSEDKNPTAQAIRQRFVGEVSYPMLSNLPFSSDRKWGAMELEGLGTVFLGAPEMLLDSEVPEAREALERGSRVLVLALSQEKLDHHKPQKPSDIQALALLEILDPIREGAAETLDYLRSQEVGLKIISGDNPVTVSSIAQKAGFADYHSYVDCSKITDEELVAMAEETAIFGRVSPHQKKLIIQTLKKAGHTTAMTGDGVNDILALREADCSIVMAEGDPATRQIANLVLLNSDFNDVPEILFEGRRVVNNIAHIAPIFLIKTIYSFLLAVICIASALLGRSEWILIFPFIPIQITMIDQFVEGFPPFVLTFERNIKPVEPNFLRRSMLRALPSALMVVFSVLFVKIVGSSQGWSELEISTLLYYLLGSIGFLSVFRACMPFTLWRVLLIVWSVGGFLATALFPRIQKLLEISTLTGQTLPVYGVMMLVFTVIFILTSRYQARK from the coding sequence ATGGATAAAAATAAGATTATGGGATTAACCCAAAGAGAAGTCAAGGAAAGACAGGCTAAGGGCTTGGTCAATGATTTTACTGCATCGGCCAGTACTAGCACTTGGCAAATCGTTAAACGAAATGTCTTTACCCTTTTTAACGCTTTGAACTTTGCCATTGCTTTGGCCCTTGCCTTTGTGCAGGCTTGGAGCAATCTGGTCTTTTTTGCTGTTATCTGCTTTAACGCTTTTTCTGGGATTGTGACTGAGCTGCGGGCTAAACACATGGTGGACAAGCTCAATCTCATGAGCAAGGAAAAGGTCAAGACTATTCGTGATGGCCAAGAAGTGGCTCTGAATCCTGAAGAATTGATTCTAGGAGATGTCATTCGTTTGTCTGCTGGAGAGCAGATTCCCAGTGATGCCTTGGTTTTGGAAGGCTTTGCGGAAGTCAATGAAGCCATGTTGACGGGGGAAAGTGATTTGGTGCAAAAGGAAGTTGATGCCTTGCTTTTGTCAGGAAGTTTCTTAGCCAGTGGGGCAGTTTTAGCTCAAGTTCACCATGTCGGGGCAGACAACTATGCTGCTAAACTCATGCTGGAAGCCAAGACCGTTAAACCGATCAACTCACGTATCATGAAATCGCTGGACAGGTTAGCTGGTTTTACTGGGAAGATTATCATTCCTTTTGGTCTGGTTCTCTTGCTAGAAGCCTTGATGTTAAAAGGCCTGCCTCTCAAGTCATCCGTTGTAAATTCGTCGACAGCCCTACTGGGAATGTTGCCTAAGGGAATTGCCCTTTTGACCATTACTTCGCTCTTGACTGCGGTTATTAAGCTGGGCTTGAAAAAAGTCTTGGTGCAGGAGATGTACTCTGTTGAGACCTTGGCGCGCGTGGATATGCTTTGTCTGGATAAGACGGGCACCATTACCCAAGGAAAGATGCAGGTGGAGGCTGTTCTTCCACTGACGGAAACTTATGGTGATGAAGCTATTGCTAGCATCCTGACTAGCTATATGGCCCATAGTGAGGATAAGAATCCAACAGCTCAAGCTATTCGCCAGCGTTTTGTGGGAGAGGTTTCCTATCCTATGCTTTCGAATCTTCCTTTCTCTAGCGACCGCAAGTGGGGAGCCATGGAATTGGAAGGTTTGGGAACAGTTTTCTTAGGTGCACCTGAGATGTTGCTGGATTCTGAAGTCCCAGAAGCCAGGGAGGCCTTGGAGAGAGGTTCACGTGTCTTGGTCTTAGCCCTCAGTCAGGAAAAGCTAGACCATCACAAACCACAGAAACCATCTGATATTCAAGCTCTAGCTTTGCTGGAGATTTTGGACCCCATTCGAGAAGGAGCAGCTGAGACACTAGACTACCTCCGTTCTCAGGAAGTGGGACTCAAGATTATATCTGGTGACAATCCAGTTACGGTTTCCAGCATTGCCCAAAAGGCTGGTTTTGCCGACTACCACAGCTATGTAGATTGCTCGAAAATCACGGATGAGGAATTGGTTGCTATGGCTGAGGAGACAGCTATTTTCGGACGTGTTTCCCCTCATCAAAAGAAACTCATCATCCAAACTCTGAAAAAAGCAGGGCATACAACGGCTATGACCGGGGACGGAGTCAATGATATCTTGGCTCTTCGTGAGGCGGATTGTTCTATTGTGATGGCTGAGGGAGATCCTGCGACTCGTCAGATTGCCAATTTGGTTCTCTTGAACTCAGACTTTAATGATGTTCCTGAGATTCTCTTTGAAGGTCGTCGCGTGGTCAATAACATTGCCCATATCGCCCCGATTTTCTTGATAAAGACCATCTATTCTTTCTTGCTCGCAGTTATCTGTATTGCCAGTGCTTTACTAGGTCGGTCTGAGTGGATCTTGATCTTCCCTTTCATTCCAATCCAGATTACCATGATTGACCAATTTGTGGAAGGTTTCCCACCATTCGTTTTGACTTTTGAGCGAAATATCAAACCTGTCGAGCCAAACTTCCTCAGAAGATCCATGCTTCGCGCTCTACCAAGTGCTCTCATGGTTGTGTTCAGCGTTCTTTTTGTGAAAATAGTTGGAAGTAGCCAAGGTTGGTCTGAGTTAGAAATCTCAACTCTCCTCTATTATCTCTTGGGGTCAATTGGTTTCTTATCCGTATTTAGAGCCTGCATGCCATTTACCCTATGGCGTGTCCTCTTGATTGTTTGGTCAGTAGGAGGCTTCCTAGCCACAGCTCTCTTCCCAAGAATCCAAAAATTGCTTGAAATTTCGACATTAACAGGACAAACATTGCCTGTCTATGGTGTCATGATGTTGGTCTTTACCGTGATTTTCATCTTGACCAGTCGTTATCAAGCCAGAAAATAA
- the cmk gene encoding (d)CMP kinase: MKTIQIAIDGPASSGKSTVAKIIAKDFGYTYLDTGAMYRAATYMALKHQLGVEEIEELLALLDQHPISFGRSETGEQLVFVGDVDITHPMRENEVTNHVSAIAAIPQVREKLVSLQQEIAQQGGIVMDGRDIGTVVLPQAELKIFLVASVDERAERRYKENIAKGIETDLETLKEEIAARDYKDSHRETSPLKQAEDAVYLDTTGLNIQEVVEKIKAEAEKRM; the protein is encoded by the coding sequence ATGAAAACAATTCAAATTGCTATTGACGGTCCAGCTTCAAGTGGTAAGAGTACGGTCGCAAAGATTATTGCTAAGGATTTTGGTTACACCTATCTAGATACAGGTGCTATGTATCGTGCAGCGACATATATGGCTCTGAAACACCAGTTAGGAGTGGAAGAGATTGAGGAACTTTTAGCCTTATTGGACCAGCATCCAATCAGTTTTGGGCGCTCAGAAACTGGAGAACAACTTGTCTTTGTAGGAGATGTGGATATTACCCATCCTATGCGTGAAAATGAAGTGACAAATCATGTTTCAGCTATTGCAGCAATTCCTCAAGTGCGTGAGAAACTAGTTTCCCTCCAACAAGAGATTGCCCAGCAAGGTGGGATTGTCATGGATGGTCGTGATATTGGAACTGTTGTATTGCCACAAGCAGAATTGAAAATTTTCCTAGTAGCTTCAGTCGATGAGAGAGCAGAGCGCCGTTACAAGGAAAATATTGCCAAGGGAATTGAAACAGACCTTGAAACTCTAAAAGAGGAAATTGCTGCGCGTGACTACAAGGATAGTCATCGTGAGACTTCGCCTCTCAAACAAGCAGAGGATGCGGTTTACCTTGATACAACTGGTTTGAACATTCAAGAAGTAGTTGAAAAAATCAAAGCAGAAGCTGAAAAAAGAATGTAA
- the galE gene encoding UDP-glucose 4-epimerase GalE has product MQEKILVTGGAGFIGTHTVIELIQAGHQVVVVDNLVNSNRKSLEVVERVTGVEVPFYEADIRDTDTLRDIFKQEEPTGVIHFAGLKAVGESTRIPLAYYDNNIAGTVSLLKVMEENNCKNIIFSSSATVYGDPHTVPILEDFPLSVTNPYGRTKLMLEEILTDIYKADSEWNVVLLRYFNPIGAHESGDLGENPNGIPNNLLPYVTQVAVGKLEQVQVFGDDYDTEDGTGVRDYIHVVDLAKGHVAALRKIQKGSGLNVYNLGTGKGYSVLEIIQNMEKAVGRPIPYRIVDRRPGDIAACYSDPAKAKAELGWEAELGITQMCEDAWRWQSKHPNGFED; this is encoded by the coding sequence ATGCAAGAAAAGATTTTGGTAACGGGTGGAGCAGGTTTTATCGGAACCCACACTGTTATTGAGTTAATCCAAGCAGGTCATCAGGTTGTTGTGGTGGATAACCTTGTTAATAGTAATAGAAAAAGTTTAGAAGTTGTTGAAAGAGTCACAGGAGTTGAAGTGCCTTTCTATGAGGCAGATATCCGTGATACCGATACTCTCAGAGATATTTTCAAGCAAGAAGAACCAACAGGGGTCATTCACTTCGCTGGCTTGAAGGCTGTCGGTGAATCTACCCGTATTCCTCTTGCCTACTATGACAACAATATCGCTGGAACTGTTAGTCTTTTGAAGGTAATGGAAGAGAACAACTGTAAAAACATCATTTTCAGTTCTTCTGCGACAGTTTACGGAGATCCGCACACAGTACCCATCTTGGAAGATTTCCCACTTTCAGTGACCAATCCATACGGCCGTACTAAGCTTATGCTAGAGGAAATTTTGACAGATATCTACAAGGCAGACTCAGAATGGAATGTGGTCTTACTTCGTTACTTTAACCCAATCGGAGCCCATGAGAGTGGTGATTTGGGAGAAAATCCAAACGGTATTCCAAATAATCTTTTGCCATATGTGACTCAAGTAGCCGTTGGAAAATTAGAGCAAGTGCAAGTGTTTGGAGACGATTACGATACGGAAGACGGAACTGGTGTTCGTGACTATATCCACGTTGTCGATTTGGCTAAAGGTCACGTTGCAGCTCTGAGAAAAATCCAAAAAGGTTCAGGTCTAAACGTTTATAACCTTGGAACAGGTAAAGGCTATTCTGTTCTTGAAATTATCCAAAACATGGAAAAAGCAGTCGGACGTCCAATTCCTTACCGCATCGTAGACCGTCGCCCAGGTGATATTGCAGCCTGCTATTCAGATCCTGCAAAAGCCAAAGCAGAACTCGGCTGGGAAGCAGAACTCGGCATCACCCAAATGTGTGAAGACGCATGGCGTTGGCAAAGTAAGCATCCAAATGGATTTGAAGACTAA
- a CDS encoding glycosyltransferase family 2 protein encodes MVMSIIVPCLNEEEVLPLFYQALEALLPDLETEIEYVFVDDGSSDGTLELLKSYREQNPAVHYISFSRNFGKEAALYAGLQYATGDLVVVMDADLQDPPSMLLEMKALLDKNADLDCVGTRRTSRGGEPFFRSFCANLFYRLMQKISPVALPSGVRDFRMMRRSVVDAILSLTESNRFSKGLFAWVGFKTHYLDYPNVERQAGKTSWSFRQLFFYSIEGIVNFSDFPLIIAFVAGLLSCFISLLMTFFVVVRTLILGNPTSGWTSLMAVILFLGGIQLLTIGILGKYISKIYLETKKRPLYLVKEKSDLPDFTEKNKEKRL; translated from the coding sequence ATGGTGATGTCAATCATTGTCCCCTGTTTAAACGAAGAGGAAGTACTTCCTCTTTTTTATCAGGCTTTGGAAGCTTTACTTCCAGATTTGGAAACAGAAATAGAGTATGTCTTTGTCGACGATGGATCAAGTGATGGGACTTTGGAACTATTAAAGTCCTATCGGGAGCAAAATCCGGCAGTTCATTATATTTCTTTCTCGCGAAATTTTGGCAAAGAAGCAGCTCTCTATGCAGGCTTACAATATGCGACAGGAGATTTGGTGGTGGTGATGGATGCAGACCTCCAAGATCCTCCTAGTATGTTGCTTGAGATGAAAGCTCTACTAGACAAAAATGCAGACTTGGACTGTGTTGGAACACGCAGAACCAGTCGAGGGGGAGAACCCTTCTTTCGCAGTTTCTGTGCTAATCTCTTTTATCGTCTTATGCAAAAAATTAGTCCAGTAGCCTTGCCGTCAGGTGTCCGTGATTTTCGCATGATGAGAAGATCTGTAGTGGATGCCATTTTAAGCTTGACTGAGTCCAATCGTTTTTCTAAGGGACTCTTTGCCTGGGTCGGCTTTAAAACTCACTATTTGGACTATCCAAATGTCGAAAGGCAGGCTGGAAAGACCAGTTGGAGTTTTAGGCAACTCTTTTTCTACTCCATTGAAGGGATTGTTAATTTTTCAGATTTTCCCTTGATTATAGCCTTTGTGGCAGGTCTCCTATCTTGTTTTATTTCTCTGCTTATGACCTTTTTTGTTGTGGTTCGGACTCTCATTTTGGGCAATCCGACATCAGGTTGGACCTCTCTGATGGCTGTTATTCTCTTCCTTGGTGGGATTCAACTCTTGACCATTGGGATTCTCGGCAAGTATATCAGTAAGATTTATCTAGAGACTAAAAAAAGACCACTTTATCTCGTCAAAGAAAAAAGTGACCTTCCTGATTTTACAGAAAAAAATAAAGAGAAAAGACTATAA
- a CDS encoding Pr6Pr family membrane protein, whose protein sequence is MSKHYKLVFYSRIFLFLAAFTGVYLEIAKHGGFGMLLYYTVLSNLLVAIFTLYLLKVMSRLGENWQRSSLLRLKGGVTMSIMITCVIYHFLLAPIATNFYTLENFLCHYIVPLWFLADTLFFDKQGQYKIWDPVVWTILPLLYMIFALFNGLVLKLDVPNSKVSPFPYFFLNVNKGWDVVFKWCLIIFVAYMVAGFIFYFIKQIKRKSS, encoded by the coding sequence ATGTCAAAACACTATAAACTTGTATTTTATAGCCGTATCTTCTTGTTTCTAGCGGCTTTTACGGGAGTTTATCTTGAAATCGCCAAGCATGGTGGATTTGGGATGCTACTCTATTATACGGTTCTGTCCAACCTTTTAGTCGCGATTTTTACGCTCTATCTCCTAAAGGTTATGAGCCGTTTAGGTGAAAACTGGCAAAGATCAAGTCTCTTGCGCTTAAAAGGTGGAGTCACTATGAGTATCATGATTACCTGTGTGATTTACCATTTCCTCCTGGCGCCCATTGCGACTAATTTCTATACCCTAGAAAATTTCCTTTGCCACTATATCGTTCCCCTTTGGTTTTTAGCAGATACCCTCTTTTTTGACAAACAGGGTCAATACAAGATTTGGGATCCGGTTGTGTGGACGATTTTACCCTTGCTGTATATGATTTTTGCTCTTTTTAATGGCTTGGTATTGAAACTTGATGTTCCTAATTCTAAGGTCAGTCCCTTCCCTTACTTCTTTTTGAATGTGAACAAGGGTTGGGATGTCGTGTTCAAGTGGTGTCTGATTATCTTTGTTGCCTATATGGTGGCAGGATTTATCTTCTACTTTATCAAGCAAATCAAGAGAAAGTCATCCTAA
- a CDS encoding NAD(P)/FAD-dependent oxidoreductase — MKKVAIIGAGIVGATAAYYLSKESDLEVTVFDHGQGQATKAAAGIISPWFSKRRNKAWYKMARLGADFYVDLLADLEKSGQEIDFYQRSGVFLLKKDETKLEELYQLAFHRREESPLIGQLAILDQASANELFPGLQGFDHLLYASGGARVDGQLLVTRLLEASQVKLVKEKVTLTPLASGYQIDEEVFDQVILATGAWLGDLLEPLGYAVDVRPQKGQLRDYHVEQDMVNYPVVMPEGEWDLIPFAGGKLSLGATHENDMGFDLTVDDTLLQQIEEATLPHYPVLARAISRAERVGIRAYTSDFSPFFGQVPDLAGVYAASGLGSSGLTTGPIIGYHLAQLVQGKKLTLDPLNYPIENYVKLVKSE, encoded by the coding sequence ATGAAAAAAGTTGCCATTATCGGAGCAGGGATTGTAGGTGCAACAGCTGCCTACTACCTCTCTAAAGAAAGTGACCTAGAAGTAACCGTTTTTGACCATGGACAGGGGCAAGCCACCAAGGCAGCAGCGGGAATTATCAGTCCTTGGTTTTCCAAACGTCGCAATAAAGCTTGGTACAAAATGGCGCGCTTGGGGGCTGATTTTTATGTGGATTTGTTGGCTGATTTAGAAAAGTCAGGGCAAGAAATCGACTTTTACCAACGTTCGGGAGTTTTTCTCCTTAAAAAGGACGAAACTAAGTTGGAAGAACTTTATCAACTAGCATTCCATCGCAGAGAAGAATCTCCCTTGATAGGCCAGTTAGCCATTCTGGACCAAGCATCAGCTAATGAATTATTCCCTGGTTTACAGGGATTTGATCACTTGCTCTATGCTTCTGGTGGAGCGAGAGTAGATGGTCAGCTTTTGGTCACTCGTTTGCTAGAAGCCAGTCAGGTCAAGCTGGTCAAAGAAAAAGTAACTCTGACACCTTTAGCATCAGGTTACCAGATTGACGAAGAGGTATTTGATCAGGTTATTTTGGCAACGGGAGCTTGGTTGGGGGACTTGTTAGAACCCTTGGGCTATGCTGTGGATGTCCGTCCTCAAAAAGGACAACTACGAGATTATCACGTAGAGCAAGACATGGTAAACTATCCTGTTGTCATGCCTGAGGGAGAATGGGATTTGATTCCCTTTGCAGGTGGGAAATTATCATTAGGTGCTACCCATGAAAATGACATGGGATTTGATTTGACGGTAGATGACACCTTGCTCCAGCAAATAGAGGAGGCAACCTTACCTCACTATCCAGTTTTAGCTAGAGCGATTTCAAGGGCTGAGCGTGTGGGAATCCGTGCCTATACCAGTGATTTCTCTCCTTTCTTTGGACAAGTCCCAGACTTAGCAGGTGTCTATGCGGCTAGTGGACTAGGTTCATCAGGCCTTACAACTGGTCCTATCATTGGTTACCATTTAGCTCAACTGGTTCAAGGAAAGAAATTGACCTTGGACCCTCTAAACTACCCAATTGAGAACTATGTCAAACTGGTAAAAAGCGAATAA
- a CDS encoding SAG1386/EF1546 family surface-associated protein, which yields MAKEPWQEDIYENQEETRSERRKRTQGRDVVANRVLTILASIFFVIVVVMIIVLIYLSSGGSNRTAALKDFHDSDANVVQISSSSSSQPEQSSESSSEHSEEATDPEGTTKVLAGEGEAAIAARAGISIAQLEALNPSHMATGSWFANPGDVVKIK from the coding sequence ATGGCAAAAGAACCGTGGCAAGAAGATATTTATGAAAATCAAGAAGAAACAAGATCAGAACGTCGTAAGAGAACTCAAGGTAGAGATGTAGTAGCCAATCGTGTCTTGACGATCCTAGCCAGTATTTTCTTTGTAATTGTGGTAGTGATGATTATTGTTCTCATCTATCTATCATCGGGTGGGAGTAATCGCACAGCAGCCTTGAAAGATTTTCACGATTCAGACGCAAATGTAGTACAGATTTCATCTTCTAGTAGTTCCCAGCCTGAACAGAGTTCAGAATCTTCTTCTGAACACTCGGAGGAAGCTACAGATCCAGAAGGGACGACAAAAGTCTTAGCTGGAGAAGGAGAAGCAGCCATTGCAGCTCGCGCTGGGATTTCGATTGCTCAGTTAGAAGCCTTAAATCCTAGTCATATGGCTACAGGGTCTTGGTTTGCTAATCCAGGTGATGTTGTTAAAATCAAATAG
- a CDS encoding lysophospholipid acyltransferase family protein — protein MFYTYLRGLVVLLLWSINGNAHYHNTDKIPNQDENYILVAPHRTWWDPVYMAFATKPKQFIFMAKKELFANRIFGWWIRMCGAFPIDRENPSASAIKYPINVLKKSDRSLIMFPSGSRHSNDVKGGVALIAKMAKVRIMPVTYTGPMTLKGLVSRERVDMNFGNPIDISDIKKMNDEGIETVANRIQAEFQRLDQETKQWHNDKKPNPLWWFIRVPALILAIILAILTIIFSFIASFVWNPDKKREKLS, from the coding sequence ATGTTTTATACTTATTTACGTGGATTGGTTGTCTTGCTCCTATGGTCCATCAATGGCAATGCCCACTATCATAATACTGATAAAATTCCTAATCAAGATGAAAATTATATTTTGGTTGCGCCTCACCGCACTTGGTGGGATCCAGTTTACATGGCCTTTGCGACCAAGCCAAAACAATTTATCTTTATGGCCAAAAAAGAACTCTTTGCCAACCGTATATTTGGTTGGTGGATTCGTATGTGCGGTGCTTTTCCTATCGACCGTGAAAATCCTAGCGCCTCAGCCATCAAATACCCTATCAACGTCCTTAAAAAAAGTGATCGCTCTCTCATCATGTTTCCAAGTGGGAGCCGTCACTCAAACGATGTAAAAGGTGGCGTAGCTCTGATTGCCAAAATGGCCAAGGTCCGTATCATGCCGGTTACCTACACAGGTCCCATGACCTTGAAAGGCTTGGTTAGCCGTGAGCGTGTCGATATGAACTTTGGAAATCCAATCGATATCTCAGATATCAAGAAAATGAATGATGAAGGCATTGAAACAGTCGCCAATCGCATTCAAGCAGAATTCCAACGTTTGGACCAAGAAACGAAACAATGGCACAATGATAAAAAACCAAACCCACTCTGGTGGTTTATCCGCGTTCCTGCCCTCATCCTTGCCATTATCCTCGCTATCCTAACCATCATCTTTAGCTTTATCGCAAGCTTCGTATGGAATCCAGATAAGAAAAGAGAAAAACTTAGTTAA
- a CDS encoding tRNA (adenine(22)-N(1))-methyltransferase, whose amino-acid sequence MISKRLELVASFVPQGAILLDVGSDHAYLPIELVERGQIKSAIAGEVVEGPYQSAVKNVEAHGLKAKIQVRLANGLAAFEEADQVSVITIAGMGGRLIARILEEGLDKLAHVERLILQPNNREDDLRIWLQENGFQIVAESILEEAGKFYEILVVEAGQMKLSASDVRFGPFLSKELNPVFVQKWQKEAVKLEFALGQIPEKNLEERQVLVDKIQAIKEVLHASK is encoded by the coding sequence ATGATTTCAAAGAGATTAGAATTGGTGGCTTCCTTTGTGCCACAGGGGGCTATTTTACTAGATGTGGGGAGTGACCATGCTTATCTGCCTATCGAGTTGGTCGAACGAGGACAAATCAAAAGTGCCATTGCAGGGGAAGTGGTGGAAGGCCCCTACCAGTCCGCGGTTAAAAATGTTGAGGCTCACGGACTAAAGGCGAAAATCCAGGTTCGTTTAGCCAATGGCTTGGCAGCTTTTGAAGAGGCAGATCAGGTATCGGTCATCACTATTGCTGGCATGGGTGGTCGTTTGATTGCTAGGATTTTAGAAGAAGGCTTGGACAAGTTAGCTCATGTAGAACGATTGATCCTCCAGCCCAATAATCGTGAAGACGACTTGCGTATCTGGTTACAAGAGAACGGATTTCAGATTGTGGCAGAAAGCATTCTAGAAGAAGCTGGCAAGTTTTACGAGATTTTGGTGGTGGAAGCAGGCCAAATGAAGCTGTCAGCCAGTGATGTTCGCTTTGGTCCCTTCTTGTCTAAAGAGCTCAATCCAGTATTTGTCCAAAAATGGCAAAAAGAAGCTGTTAAGCTAGAGTTTGCCCTCGGACAAATCCCAGAGAAAAATCTGGAGGAACGTCAAGTTCTAGTAGATAAAATTCAAGCCATCAAGGAGGTTCTCCATGCTAGCAAGTGA
- a CDS encoding ferredoxin, translating to MKITLIPERCIACGLCQTYSDLFDYHDNGIVRFYDDPDQLEKEISPSQDVLEAVKNCPTRALIGNQEA from the coding sequence ATGAAAATCACACTTATACCTGAACGATGCATCGCCTGTGGGCTTTGCCAAACTTATTCTGATTTATTTGATTACCATGATAATGGAATCGTGCGTTTTTACGATGATCCTGATCAACTGGAAAAAGAAATTTCTCCTAGTCAGGACGTCTTAGAGGCTGTTAAAAATTGCCCAACTCGCGCCCTGATTGGAAACCAGGAAGCCTAA
- a CDS encoding Nif3-like dinuclear metal center hexameric protein: protein MLASEVINAYEAFCPQEFSMEGDSRGLQIGTLDKDIQSVMVALDIREETVAEAIEKGVDLIIVKHAPIFRPIKDLVAGRPQNQIYIDLIKHDIAVYVSHTNIDIVENGLNDWFCQMLGIEETTYLQETGPERGIGRIGNVQPQTFGELAQNVKQVFGLDSLRMVHYQESDLQKPISRVAICGGSGQSFYKDALAKGADVYITGDIYYHTAQDMLSDGLLALDPGHYIEVLFVEKIAELLNQWKEEKGWAIDIVPSKASTNPFHHI, encoded by the coding sequence ATGCTAGCAAGTGAAGTGATTAACGCGTATGAAGCCTTTTGCCCTCAGGAATTTTCCATGGAGGGAGACAGTCGTGGCCTGCAAATTGGCACTTTGGACAAGGATATCCAAAGCGTCATGGTTGCTCTGGATATTCGTGAAGAAACGGTGGCTGAAGCCATTGAAAAGGGTGTGGACTTGATTATTGTCAAGCATGCGCCGATTTTCCGTCCCATCAAGGATTTGGTAGCTGGCCGTCCGCAAAATCAGATTTACATCGACCTCATCAAGCATGACATCGCAGTTTATGTCAGCCATACCAATATTGACATCGTTGAAAATGGTCTCAATGACTGGTTCTGTCAGATGCTAGGTATCGAGGAAACGACCTATCTGCAGGAGACAGGTCCAGAACGTGGAATTGGACGTATTGGGAATGTTCAGCCTCAGACATTTGGGGAATTGGCCCAGAATGTCAAGCAAGTCTTTGGTCTAGATAGTCTTCGAATGGTGCATTATCAAGAGAGCGATTTGCAGAAGCCTATTTCAAGAGTGGCCATCTGTGGTGGAAGTGGGCAGTCATTCTATAAGGATGCTTTGGCAAAGGGGGCAGATGTCTATATCACTGGTGATATTTACTACCATACTGCTCAGGATATGCTGTCTGATGGTTTGTTGGCATTGGACCCAGGCCACTATATTGAAGTGCTTTTCGTGGAAAAAATTGCAGAGCTTCTTAATCAATGGAAAGAGGAAAAAGGCTGGGCAATCGATATTGTACCTAGTAAAGCATCGACCAATCCTTTCCACCATATCTAG
- a CDS encoding zinc ribbon domain-containing protein YjdM, which translates to MNNLPNCPKCNSEYVYEDGALLVCPECAHEWNPAEVADVEEGLVAIDANGNKLADGDTVTLIKDLKVKGAPKDLKQGTRVKNIRIVEGDHNIDCKIDGFGAMKLKSEFVKKI; encoded by the coding sequence ATGAACAACCTACCAAATTGCCCAAAATGTAACTCAGAGTATGTCTACGAAGACGGTGCCCTACTGGTTTGCCCAGAGTGTGCTCATGAGTGGAATCCTGCTGAAGTTGCAGATGTAGAAGAGGGTCTTGTTGCTATCGATGCCAACGGAAATAAATTGGCTGACGGTGATACAGTCACTCTCATCAAGGACTTGAAGGTAAAAGGTGCGCCAAAAGATTTGAAACAAGGGACGCGCGTGAAAAATATCCGCATCGTAGAAGGCGACCACAATATCGACTGTAAAATTGATGGCTTTGGTGCCATGAAACTCAAATCAGAGTTTGTGAAGAAAATTTAA